CAATTATTCCAAATATCTGCTTCATTTTTTCTCTTTCATCTTTATCTGGCATTTCAATTTTTTTATTTATTTTAACTTTGATGATGTCCTGATCAAATCTAAGTCCAATGTTTCTATCATACTTGAATTTATGGATTTCATTGCAATACGGACAATACCAATAATCTGTTTTAGGATTAATAGGTACAGGAAACATTCTAATGAACCAATCACTATTTAGCGGTACCTTTAATGTGAAATAACTTTCCAAACAAGGAGTAAATACCTTGTTATCTAAGTTACACTTATAGTTATCATCTAAAATTAGCAGTACATATCCACTGGTCCCGCACTTATGACAAACCTGTCCATATCCGACATCATTAATGATGAAGTAGTTTGTTATTCCGGGACTAAAGATACTAGCAACTGTGGCAGAAGATAATCTGCCACTATTAAGAATATCAATTACCCTTTGCCTCTCCCCTTTATTCTGCATTTCTTTATAAAACTGCTCTAAAGAATACTTCATTGTAATTCCATCTAAATCATTAATCTTTTCCCAAATTTCCTCTGCTCTTTGTTGATACAAATCTATACTAAACATATTAATCATCCTTTCTTATGTTTTTATAGTTTAATCACTCTTTTCATAGATGGATATATCCTTGTATTACTCTCCACCTTTTCCTTCATATGCAGCCATATCCATCACACTCTCTTTCTTTTATTTTATATAAGAATCACTTCTGATCTTGGTCTTTTTTAACATAACACATGTTTTAAGGTCATCTTCCTCAAGTCAGATTTTTTGTTAATTCTTAATTAAAGATGGTTTGAGAAGCCTTTTAAAACTAATCTAATCAATATTCAACACTATATATTCCATATTTTTGTAATTTAGAAACCACTTATTGTACATCTCTATATAAGGAAAACAAAACTAAACTAAGACTTTTTTTAAGTCGTTTCTAAAATCCATTCTTGCTGAATATCTGTAATTCTTTTTTCATTAAAAGATATTTTTTACTTGACTTCTTCTTTAATCATTCATTAAAATCCATTCAACTTACACGAAAGGAGGGATCTTTATGATCCTAATAAATATCAAAAAATTTAAAGAAATTTCAATTGTAGAGTGTATTAACCACTCTATAGAACATGAGATAGATTCTTATATTAAAAGAGTGGTTGGGGACACAATCGCCACTGGTAAAAAGAGTCACGGTTTTAACAAAATGGAACAGGATGCCCAAATTGAATACTTCTTAAAGTATTCGCTATTGAGAATAGTCCCTTCAAGTCAATGGACTGAATACTCTGACGAACAGGACAATGCTGCTGATAGCCTATATATCGCACTAAAGCGTCACTATTTCCTTACAACAGGAAATTTCCCAGAGTAATTCCCCCATATTTTATAGAGCCTTAATGGCTCTATTTTTTTATGCTATTATAGTTCTAAATAGTTCCACTACCCTTTTCTTAGGTTCTATATAGAACTCAACATATAACTGACTAAAATAAAATAAGGACAGTGATTATTGCCACTATCCTTATAAACGACTACTACATATTTGAAATGATGTCAAAAACATCTTCTGGTATATCTTCATTATCATTTTGGTATTGTCCAGTATTCATGTCAGTTGTAATATTTAAATTAAAGACTGCCTCTTTAATAACCTGCTTTAAGATCTCTATATCTATATCAACTTTGTTCTTTTCCAAGTTTCCTATGATAATATCTGTTACATAGGCCGTCTTATTTCTCTTGCCTTGCAATATATCATATGCCTTCTTATCATCTGAACGATCAATATCAAAACAAAGGTTGACTCTCTTTATATTAGCCATACTACTCACCTTTCTTTTGTATTGCTTTCTTTGCCAAGATTTCATATCCTCTACAATTGGAATACTCATCTAAAAACTCACAATACCTTACCTTGTTGCTGCTTTCTATAAAGTTCTTTAGCAGTAGTGACCCTCCACCCGCAAATAAAACAGCATTTGCCTTTAATTCATAACTTTCTTTAAACTCATCTAGTAGTTTATTTGTATATTCTTCTGCCATCTTATTAATGATTGTTATTATATCCTCATCAAAGAATATAGGTGAATTATTTCTTAATACATCTTCAATCTGGCCTTCAGAGATCTGAATATCTCTCTTTATTAATTCTTGTTGTATATCTTTAAACAATTTTATTATTCCATTGTTGTAGGATTTGGCAGAGCCAACATCTAGTTTAAGTCCTTTGTTTATTATAAATGTATCACTGGTATAACCCCCTATATCTACGCACACGGCATCAATTTCTTTATATGCTCCTGCCTTAGAAAGTACAGCCGAATATCCTTGAGGGAACACTCTACAGTCCAAAATATTGATTGTAAATGATTTACCATTGTAGTCATAAGAAATCAGATTATTTCTAATAAAATAGTCCCTAAATTTATCCTTCAATACGCCATATGATGAAATTGGCGAGAGTGTAAATAATTTTCTGTTTTTAAGACTCATCAACTCAAACTCAAGCAAGAATTAAATTTAAATTTATATGCTTTATGCTCTTAATATTGCCAAAATCATCTTATCATATGCATGAATAGGATTAATTTTGGAAATAATTATTTATAAGGGAAATTGTATTCTTTAGCATGTTCCATGAATTATGACTTTTGGCAAAAGAGAATTGTTTAATAATTAAACTTTTATATCTATAGAAGGTATTTATCTATTCGGCCTTCATACATGATGGCTAATTGACTCAGTACCTGATCCCAGTTTCTATACCTCATTGTCCATTTTTTCATTACATTCATAGCCGCTAAATAAAGCATCTTTTCCAGAGACGAGTCAGAAGGAAATACTGATTTTGCTTTTGTTACTTTTCTAAACTGGCGGTGTACCCCTTCTATAATATTTGTAGTATAGATTATTTTTCGTACTTCCGCAGGATATTTAAAGAATGGACTTAGTACATCCCAGTTGTTTTCCCAGCTACGAATAGCATAGGGATACTGTTCTCCCCATTTGTCTTTTAATTTGTACAATTCTTCCAGAGCAACTTCTTCATTAACAGCTCTATATACTTCTTTAAAATCTTTTGAGAAAGCTTTTAAGTCCTTATACGAAACATATTTAAATGAATTCCTTAACTGATGGATAATACATCTTTGAATTTCTGACTTTGGATAGGCAGCTTGAATAGCTTCCTTTAGACCGGTTAGTCCGTCTACGCAAAACATAAGAATATCTTCTACGCCTCTATTTTTTAATTCATTTAATACTCCAAGCCAGAATTTTGAAGATTCATTTTCTCCAATCCATATGCCCAGGATATCTTTATTTCCTTCTATATTTACTCCCAGTACGACATAAGCTGCTCGATTAAGGATATGTCCATCTTCTCTTATTTTATAATGTATGGCATCCATAAATACAAAGGGGTAAATTGATTCTAAAGGTCTGTTCTGCCATTCTTTAATTTCAGGAACTATTCGTTCTGTTATTTTGCTCACCATATCAGCAGATACTTCAATACCGTATAAATCCTTTATTTGATCATGAATATCTCTTGTTGTCATACCTCTGGCATAGAGGGATATAACCTTTTCCTCAATGCCTGAAATGTCTCTTTTGTACTTAGGGACGATTTGAGGTACATGTTCTCCTTTACGATCTTTTGGAATATCTAATTCAAAAGTACCAAACTGACTTTTTACAGTTTTTTTGGTATGTCCATTGCGAACATTGTCCGTATTTTTATTGGCAGAATCATTTTTAGAATAACCAAGAGACACATCCAGCTCAGCCTCCAACATTTCTTGAATTAAATCCTTAAATGCATCCTTAAGATAAGAATAAATTTCACCGACATTTTCAAAATGATTCTCTTTAATAATTTCCTTCAAAACTTCTTTAGGAATAGCACTCATAAAAAATCTCCTCCTTGGCTTTTATTTTAATTCTTGCCAAGAAAGAGATTGTTTGTTCAAAAAACATAAAATTTATTACAGACTCAAATTGGCAATCCTACTGCTAAAATTACAGTTCCACACTGTAGAGAGTAGGTCTCTAGGTTATGGGCAATTGCAGCAAGTGATAGTTTAAAGAATCTTTCGTCAGCACTCTTGTCAAAGGTAGCAGCAAATCTATTTGCTCCAATTGAGTAATACTTATTGTTATAAACTAACAGATTCTCTTTTACAATTGGCTCACTACTTGATTCTACATATCCAGAAGAAAAACAAAGGTTGTTCTCATCCTTCCCTAAGACTTTCATATTCTTGTTACCATGGTCTATTGCTATTATTCTTAAATTATCCATATTGACTCCTCCTTTTATTCATATGTTTTCATTAGTACCTTTTTCAAATTAATAAAAGGCCTTCCTCATTACTGGAGCATTCTACGGAAACTTCCATTTCTATTTCAAGTGTTTTTTAATTATCCATGAGGACTTTTTTCTTCTCGTATCCCTTCTTCTGTGATTTATGCGTATAATATATAATATAATTTATCTCATGAACCCTTTGAATTTACATTTGTAGGTCTACTTTTTAGGTGACATAAATTAGTATTGTGAAAATCCACTAAGTCGTTCACAATTAAGCAAAGAATGTTCTCCAAAATTAATCAGAAAACATTCTTTTCAAATATCTCTTAATAACAATTGTATTTTAAGAGATTCTCTTTATAATTAACCCTTCATAGGTAAAAGTTCCTTCATTATATCTATATATTTTATCTGACATTAGTTCTTCTTTAGGATACTTCTTTGCTGCTAGTTCAATTATCAACCTTAATACCTCAATATTTATTGGTGTATCTTTCGCAATTAATATTTCTGACATGTTTACTATAACAATCAAAAGCCTTTTACCTAATTTATTAATAATATGTCTCTGTTTATTGATGTTTAACAATACTGCTGTTATATCATCTTTGCTTTTAATCTGATATATTTCGTAATCATTGTCTAACCTTTCAATCATATAATGTATATTTTTTATATTTTCAAATGCATTTCTCACTATTTCATCTTTATTAAAACTTTCTTCATCACCAATAAAACAATATCCTTCCCCATTATCATAAGCATAAATTATATCAAGATCTAGTACAAAGTTATCTTTAATTACATCTAGTTCTTTTGTAATTTCTCTAGTTTTTATAACTGGAATTACGCTACTTATGATGGTTTTTTTGTATTCTTCAATCTTATCTTCTATTGCAATAAAAAATCTGTCCTTGATGATTCTATAACTTGGTTCTAATCTTCTATTGTATTGCCCATATACCTCGTCTAAATTAATGCTTAATGTTATAACTGATAAAACTTCTACCTCTATGATGTTTTCAACTAATTTACAATTAATATATTTCTTTTTTAAATCTCTAAAGAATCTTTTGGTAAATTCCTCTTTTGTTATCCAGTTTTTATCGCATCTTGCCATATTTAATCCTCCTCAAAATTTCTATTTATATATAATTACCTTTATTTTTACAAATTCAGATTACAAAAACATCTTCAAAATCTGCACAAATGCCACATCTCTTTACACCTGCTGTCGCTGCAAATCTTCTTTATCCAGTTGCCAAAGAACATACATATCTAGGCAACAAAAAAACTGATGCACTAGAAATAATTAGAGTCTGTATATAGACGCACCTATAGCGGGGTCTATTTTTCTAATCATTTCTAAAACATCAGTTTCAGAGAACGCAAATATTAAATTTGTAATTGTATTATATAGCATGGTTCTATTTCGTGCAATACCCTTTTTGAAAAAAATAAAATTATTACTTGAAATGTAACCTATATATTCCGTATCATTCATTCAATCAACTGATAAGGAGGATATTTAATTATATGAATAACTTTCAGGTTATTATCGATTACAACACAGTGTTTTTTATTGAGACAAATGCAAGTAAGGAAGTTGCTGCAAAAATTCTTACTAGGTATTATTTATTAAATAAGTTTAAGGCTATAGATCAGGAATTGAAGGGTTTTTTTGTATCTTGTGGTTACAATGTCAGGAATATATCTTACAGTAGCAATAAGTTTGACAAGATGATTAGAAGCAAGAACTATGCAGTGATAGATTTATCTAACATAGATAACGATATTAAAAATACTCTCTTACCACATTAGCCACTATATTTGTAATACTCCTTTTTAATCTACCAAAAGCAACTACTTGAATCACAGTAGTTGCTTTTGTATGAACATTTTTCAGTATCTATACCTGTTCATGCAATCTGTTCCCTAAATTACATATCTAGTGCTGCTCTATGTTTTAATATATATGTTATTAGTCAATCCTTTGAAATCCTTAGTATTACTGATGTGTGTATCATTTTTATACGACAAAACATATGCAAACGACATTGCTTACGATACAAAGACTTCCTTCAAAATATTAGATAGATACACTAGATCTTGTTTATAATTAGTCACATTTGCTACGCATTTTTAGGTTTTAACTTTCAATTTAAAGTATTCTATTTTAAAAATTCTGGTGATTTAAACCCTTGATTTTGCTAAATTTAAAATCGACTTCAACATAATGTTGAAGTTAATTTTAAGTTGAAATGCATCTAATAAGCAAAATGTACCATCTTGTTATTAATAGTATTTTATTTAACTTAGCCCTATGGGATAATCATTTTACTCACTGTTTAATACATTATTAGGACTGCTATCTCTCCTTTGTTTCCTCGCCACCTCCTTAATATATATGTTATTAGTTAAATCCTCAAACCTATTGATTTTATTAGATTGTACTAAGTTTTGTAACGAAAAAAAATATATTCGACCTAACTCTTAATCCAATATAACAATAAACTCCTTTATCAATGTCCCATCTCTTTTCTGTCCTTAGATACTTCTCATAAAACTTCTATCAAATTTTTTTCCTACTAAACCCTAAATACTCATCAGCGTGTGTTATTTTAAAGATATCAAGGGGAATAACCTCGTTACTCAATATCATAACCACGAAAGGATGATTAAATATGAACAATATGTCAGTCAATGTAAAGGACTTTAGAGATTTAATTGTATGGCAGAAGGCAAAATCTTTACAGCGAAAGGTTCGTGCTATACTTCCAAGGTTCCCAGAATTAGAGAAATATAATCTTACATCTCAACTCCTACTCTGTTCTTCCTCTGTTGGTGCTAATATAGCCGAGGGGTGTGGACAACTGTATAAAAAGAAAGAAATAACTCATTATAATATTGCACTTGGGTCTACCTCCGAGGTTCGTGATGGCTTAAAGGATGCTTTAGATTATAACTATATCACACCAGAAGAATATAGTGAGATGGACAGCGAAGCCGAGGAAATCATTAAGATGCTGTATGGTCTTATTAGAAAACTCAAAAATGAGTTAAGAAATTCAAAAGAAGATTCGGATGAAGAATAGTGGGATCTCAATACCCCCATTATTCCCACATTATCTATCAATTACATTAAAACGAGGAGAGATATATGAATAACTTACAAGAATATGTTAATAAACTAGCACTGGCTAATTGGAATAGAGAGTTTAATTTACCTGTAGAAGTTGTGGCTGATTTAGATGCACATGGCATGTTTGGTGGTGAATTCTCACCACTGGGTTTAAGAATACCAATTGGAATGAAATTATCTAAGGATTTAATTGACCATTATCCAGATTATATAATTGATGGAGTAATACTACACGAGTTATGTCACTGGTTTTTATTTATTACTGGTAAACCTTGTGGCGATACTGACATAGAATTTGTCGAAGAAATGTTTAGGGTTGGAGGTCTATTCCCAAACCAAATACCTAAAATTGGATACTACCCAGTAGCAATATGCAAAAAGTGCAGAAAAATTATTGGAACAGAAGAATCAGAAAGCAAGTGTAAGAGTAGATTAAAAAATTATAACAGTTTGTGCTGCAACTCACCATTAATGTACGGTGGAATAAGATATATAAATGAATTAGAGAATTGTAGAGAGTGTAAATAATTTTCTGTTTTTAAGACTCATCAACTCAAACTCAAGCAAGAATTAAATTTAAATTTATATGCTTTATGCTCTTAATATTGCCAAAATCATCTTATCATATGCATGAATAGGATTAATTTTGGAAATAATTATTTATAAGGGAAATTGTATTCTTTAGCATGTTCCATGAATTATGACTTTTGGCAAAAGAGAATTGTTTAATAATTAAACTTTTATATCTATAGAAGGTATTTATCTATTCGGCCTTCATACATGATGGCTAATTGACTCAGTACCTGATCCCAGTTTCTATACCTCATTGTCCATTTTTTCATTACATTCATAGCCGCTAAATAAAGCATCTTTTCCAGAGACGAGTCAGAAGGAAATACTGATTTTGCTTTTGTTACTTTTCTAAACTGGCGGTGTACCCCTTCTATAATATTTGTAGTATAGATTATTTTTCGTACTTCCGCAGGATATTTAAAGAATGGACTTAGTACATCCCAGTTGTTTTCCCAGCTACGAATAGCATAGGGATACTGTTCTCCCCATTTGTCTTTTAATTTGTACAATTCTTCCAGAGCAACTTCTTCATTAACAGCTCTATATACTTCTTTAAAATCTTTTGAGAAAGCTTTTAAGTCCTTATACGAAACATATTTAAATGAATTCCTTAACTGATGGATAATACATCTTTGAATTTCTGACTTTGGATAGGCAGCTTGAATAGCTTCCTTTAGACCGGTTAGTCCGTCTACGCAAAACATAAGAATATCTTCTACGCCTCTATTTTTTAATTCATTTAATACTCCAAGCCAGAATTTTGAAGATTCATTTTCTCCAATCCATATGCCCAGGATATCTTTATTTCCTTCTATATTTACTCCCAGTACGACATAAGCTGCTCGATTAAGGATATGTCCATCTTCTCTTATTTTATAATGTATGGCATCCATAAATACAAAGGGGTAAATTGATTCTAAAGGTCTGTTCTGCCATTCTTTAATTTCAGGAACTATTCGTTCTGTTATTTTGCTCACCATATCAGCAGATACTTCAATACCGTATAAATCCTTTATTTGATCATGAATATCTCTTGTTGTCATACCTCTGGCATAGAGGGATATAACCTTTTCCTCAATGCCTGAAATGTCTCTTTTGTACTTAGGGACGATTTGAGGTACATGTTCTCCTTTACGATCTTTTGGAATATCTAATTCAAAAGTACCAAACTGACTTTTTACAGTTTTTTTGGTATGTCCATTGCGAACATTGTCCGTATTTTTATTGGCAGAATCATTTTTAGAATAACCAAGAGACACATCCAGCTCAGCCTCCAACATTTCTTGAATTAAATCCTTAAATGCATCCTTAAGATAAGAATAAATTTCACCGACATTTTCAAAATGATTCTCTTTAATAATTTCCTTCAAAACTTCTTTAGGAATAGCACTCATAAAAAATCTCCTCCTTGGCTTTTATTTTAATTCTTGCCAAGAAAGAGATTGTTTGTTCAAAAAACATAAAATTTATTACAGACTCTAATATATTCCTTTTATAAAAAATACTCCAGAAGTCAAGGCATTTGCAGTACCTATCTTCTGTTTGTATTATACTAAATTTTATGTAAAAACAAATCTATTACAGGCAACTTTTATTTTCTAATTAAATACCTTTCATTATTATCACAGGTCCATAATAATCATCTGTAGCAATTCCTATCTTGTTTATTTTCCACTCTAGTATATCTTGTATATCAGATTCTTTATTTACTAAGTTTATCGCTTCTTCCTTTGAAGCAGAAATAACTAAATATCTGCATGGTGGCTCTGCGACCTTTTCAGTTACCTCGTATATATATAATTTGGGATTCACATATTTTTTAGTACCAATTATGCTCTCTATCTTTTTTTCAAAATCTGTTAGCCTATCGTCTAGTAAAATATCACCATAGTAATGGTCAACTTCTTTAGAATCACCATCACAATATTTTACTGTGGTAATACAAGAAGGCTGATCTGTAATAAACCCGTTTAGTGGTTTATAAATGTAAGATTCAAACCCAAAGTTCTCAATTAAATCACTTAACTGTTTTACCTTCTTGTTTGGAATCCTCCACTGATACTCTCCACTTTTATATACAAACATTTCTCCTTCATATTTAACATTACCCTCTTTATCTACCGTCACATTATAAACAGGACAATTCCCATAACACATTGTTCTTTCCAATCTTATATAATCGAACATTTTCCATCCTCCAATTATTGCTCATAATAAGAATGATGTATCATAAATCTCTATTTATCATCTAAAACTTTATTAATGGTTTTTTGAATAAAAGGACTACAACATTTACCTAAAGGATTATTTATTTCGCACTTTCCATTCTTCATTGCTCCTGTAAGCCTAATAATATCTTTTATATTCTCTGCCCCATCATTTAAAACTGCATTAATAATTTGTTTCTCTGTAACTTGATTGCAGTAACATATATATTTAGGGTCAGCATCTTTTTTATACCAAATAGGAATTTTCATATCTTTTTTTCTAAATATTGTTTTCTCCTCTAGGTTATAGTATATAACATCACAATCTTCATTTAAACAAATACGATAATTGTCATCATGAACCTTGTTTACAAGACTATCTATCACAAAATGTTTAACAGTTATGGCTTTAACCTCTTGGGTATCCCCTTTACATACAGGGCATATATAGACTCTTTCTGCTATACTAGCAGAATTCTCGTCACTTATTCAACAGGATCTCTTAATATCTTTATTTTCCAATAAGTACACCTCCAAAGTTCTATTATTACTTTTCCACTCAACACCATTAAGTTTTATTGAAAATAACAAGTAAATATATATTCATTTTTTTTGCTTACTTCTATTGGTATATTTTCATTAAATGCTCTTTCTAAAGACTTTTTACAACAAACCCAATCATATTTTTATTATACACTTACCAAGAATGACTTCTCAATTATATATCACCAAATTAGTACAATACCATGCTATCTATTGAGCCTCTTATACTTTTATTGTTATAAATTTATATAGTTAAACAATGTCTTTAGAAAAAAACTTCTAAAATCTCTCTCCCTCACAACTTTATTTTTATTTTGATATAACTTTTCGTTTTCACTGTTTTAAAGTCTTTTTATTTTGAGCAATTTTTAGAAACAGAAAAAAAGGCCATGTTTTATCATTTTGCAAATAATGTTCTAGCATATAAATACTCCTTTTACCATTATCTTAATCAGACTCATACTACTCAAACCCTGCATTATCAAGATATGGTACTCTTTGTGTCGTTTTTAATGTTTTAGCAGTGATACAAGTTTATTTTCAATTTGATACAACTTTTTAACTCCTTAATTTCTTTTCTGTTTTTTTCTTAAAACTTGACCCTTAGAACTAGATTCTATCTATGTATACACCAAATAAACCTTTTACATCCTGCAAATAAACATTTATCATAATTCCCCCCACAACCCTCTACTCAAGCCAATGCCCATTTTTATCCATTTTATCATCCATTCTCAATTCCATTCATTTTGTCCCTTTTTTCTTAGCCCTTGACCCTTTCAAACGCAAATAAAGTTGTTTCATATTTTAGGAGCAAAAGTGGAGGGCTTTATCCATTTTTCTTTTTCATTCTGTTTTCCATTTAGGGGCTTCAGGTCTTTATTTCAGGGCTTTTCAGGGACTAGGTTTAAGGTGCAAGGGGGTAAGTCCTAAAAACGAAAAAACATGGTACAGGGAGGTTTTTACGCTTCCTGAAACCATGTTTGTGATAGAACTTTAGTATTGAATTTGATTTTTGATATAAGTTTATTTGGGTAATACAAAAATAAAGCAATATTTATAATTCTCGTCGTCCTTCCAACGCCCTTGAAAGGGTAACTTCATCGACATACTCCAAGTCTCCTCCAACTGGAACACCGTTAGCGATACGGGTTACTTTAATGCCCAGAGGTTTTAAGAGTTTACTGATGTACATCGCAGTTGCTTCTCCCTCTATATTGGGGTTGGTTGCAAGGATGACTTCACTCACTTCTGTTTTTTGTATTCTTTCTAAAAGCTCTTGAATTTTTATATCTTTAGGTCCGATACCAAGCATAGGTGAAATGGTGCCATGAAGGACATGGTATAAACCTTTATACTCTTTTGTTCTTTCATAGGCTGCCATATCTCTTGGATCTTCCACTACCATTATGGTTTTCTCATCCCTTGCAGGATTAGAACATATATCACATTTTTCTTTATCCGTTAGTGTATAACATACACTACAATATTTTATATTTTTCTTGGCTTGTATGATTGCATTTGATAAGTTTTCTACATTTTCATCGGGCATATGAATAATATGAAAAGCAAGCCTTTGTGCTGTTTTAGCTCCGATGCCCGGAAGACTGGAGAGGGCTTCTATCAGTTTAACCATAGGGTCTCCGTAATGGCCCATTTAGAAAAGACCTCCTGGTAAATGCATTCCCCCTGTGATTCTTCCCATTTGTTGATTAGCGACTTCATCTACTTGGCGAAGTCCTTCGTTCACCGCAGCAAGAATTAAATCCTGAAGCATTTCTACGTCATCCGGATCTATAACTTCTGGTTTAATCGTAATAGATTGGAGCTGCTTTTTGCCGTTAAAAACTACTTCTACAGCACCGCCTCCTGCTGTGGCGCTAATCGTTTTTTCTTCCAGCTCCTGCTGCATCTTTTCCATTTCTTTTTGCATCTTTTGGGCTTGTTTTAATAGATTATTCATATTTCCAGGTATTCCGCCGCCAAAACTTTTCTTTGCCATTTGAATCCTCCTCTTAACTTCTATATCATATCTATATTATCACGACTAACCAAAAAAATAAATATATTTACCATACTTCCAAATGGACGTTTTGGTCTTGAAAAAACTGTATCACCTGTTCGATGTGATCCGTTTCTTCGGTTGCTTCTTTGACATCCCCATAAATTTCTTTGTACTTCTGTTCATACTCTGCAATAGAAATAAACTTAACGTTAACTTCCTTTTTCACAGCTTCTTCTATTTTTTCTTTAATGGTTCCCTCATGATTCTTTTGGATGATATCTTTAAGCATGGCGTCCTTAAACACAATATAATAAATATCGTCTTCTAAATACCCTGCCTTGGTATCTGTCAGCATTCCTTGAAGAAGCGGATCAAAGCCAAGCTTAATATCATTCCACAAATCAACGCCCCGCTTAATATCTTTAGAAACTGCTTTAGGCTTTATTATTTCAGGTTTATTTACTGGATTTACTTTAAGTTGAGGTTTAACTTCTTCTTTTGTTGCCACCATAAAACCTTGGGATAGTTTTTGCTCTAATTGCTTAACTCTATCTAATAAAGCATCTCTGGATTCGTCCATATTGGGCTGACAAATCTTTATAATATTAACTTCCAGGAGTATCCTCTTTTGATCCGTATATCTTAACTCATTGGATAACTCCGAAAAAATACGAATCCATCTTAATATGGAAGCACCATCAACTTCCTTAGCCTGTTTCTTTAGAAGCTCGATATGCTCCTTCGACACATCCAAAATCCCTTCTGGATGAGTTGTGCTTTGTACAACTAATAGGTTTCTAAGATGAGAAATAAAATCCATTACAAATTGACTGATATCCCGGCCTTTCATCATGATTTTATCCACTAATTCTATGGCTTTTAAACTATCCTGATGATTGAGTATAGATGTAAATTCAAAGAAAATGTCTGCATCCACTGCTCCCAGCATATCCAATACATGTTCAAGGGTAATGGATTTCCCGTAATGAAAGGATATACACTGATCGAGTATACTTAAAGCATCCCTCATGGAACCTTCCGATAAGCGGGCAATATA
The genomic region above belongs to Defluviitalea saccharophila and contains:
- the dnaX gene encoding DNA polymerase III subunit gamma/tau → MSYMALYRKKRPKSFQDVLGQDHIVTTLKNQVKSGRIAHAYLFCGTRGTGKTSTAKIFAKVVNCKEPVDGQPCNQCSLCKAMDEGRSMNVIEIDAASNNGVDNIREIREEVKYSPTEGKYKIYIIDEVHMLSTGAFNALLKTLEEPPAHIIFILATTDPQKIPATILSRCQRFDFRRISIDDIALRLKKYMEEENVDIEDKAIYYIARLSEGSMRDALSILDQCISFHYGKSITLEHVLDMLGAVDADIFFEFTSILNHQDSLKAIELVDKIMMKGRDISQFVMDFISHLRNLLVVQSTTHPEGILDVSKEHIELLKKQAKEVDGASILRWIRIFSELSNELRYTDQKRILLEVNIIKICQPNMDESRDALLDRVKQLEQKLSQGFMVATKEEVKPQLKVNPVNKPEIIKPKAVSKDIKRGVDLWNDIKLGFDPLLQGMLTDTKAGYLEDDIYYIVFKDAMLKDIIQKNHEGTIKEKIEEAVKKEVNVKFISIAEYEQKYKEIYGDVKEATEETDHIEQVIQFFQDQNVHLEVW